One window of the Acidimicrobiia bacterium genome contains the following:
- a CDS encoding thiamine pyrophosphate-dependent enzyme, whose translation MVDAGRPVLDTSAEPVGAHKVGDFKPDLLLTQEHHLCPGCGEPLALRILLETLQELGVAQRAVMVAGIGCYTSFSATVDVDLVQALHGRAPSVATGVKRMLPDGVVFTLQGDGDMVNEGLQEVLHTAARGERVTCVLLNNGVFGETGGHMTATSVLGQRTKNTLDGRDAAYHGYPILIGNLIATLQGAAYVARGSVNNAGSVARTKKMLRRAFETQLRGDGFSFVEVLTMCPTGWFVPTAEGPGYMTETLGEVHVVGELKTVL comes from the coding sequence ATGGTCGACGCAGGTCGTCCCGTGCTCGACACGTCCGCCGAGCCCGTCGGCGCGCACAAGGTCGGCGACTTCAAGCCCGACCTCCTGCTCACGCAGGAGCACCACCTGTGCCCAGGATGCGGCGAGCCCCTCGCGCTGCGCATCCTCCTCGAGACGTTGCAGGAGCTCGGCGTCGCGCAGCGCGCGGTGATGGTCGCGGGCATCGGCTGCTACACGAGCTTCTCCGCGACGGTCGACGTCGACCTCGTCCAGGCGCTGCACGGGCGCGCACCGTCGGTCGCGACGGGTGTGAAGCGCATGCTGCCCGACGGCGTGGTGTTCACGCTGCAGGGCGACGGTGACATGGTGAACGAGGGCCTCCAGGAGGTGCTGCACACCGCGGCACGCGGCGAGCGGGTCACGTGCGTCCTCCTGAACAACGGCGTGTTCGGTGAGACGGGCGGGCACATGACGGCGACGAGCGTGCTCGGGCAACGCACGAAGAACACGCTCGACGGGCGGGATGCCGCGTACCACGGCTATCCGATCCTGATCGGCAACCTCATCGCGACGTTGCAGGGCGCGGCGTACGTCGCGCGCGGCTCGGTCAACAACGCGGGTTCCGTCGCGCGCACGAAGAAGATGCTGCGGCGCGCGTTCGAGACGCAGCTGCGCGGTGACGGCTTCTCGTTCGTCGAGGTGCTCACGATGTGCCCGACGGGATGGTTCGTCCCCACCGCGGAGGGTCCGGGCTACATGACCGAGACGCTCGGCGAGGTCCACGTCGTCGGCGAGCTCAAGACCGTTCTGTGA
- a CDS encoding 4Fe-4S binding protein gives MTVVRSRGTVRIDVDTCKGCELCITACPPRVLSMSSEVNHLGYRYPQLHPGCTGCNACRDVCPDFCFEVYRFDAPLLTEVAE, from the coding sequence GTGACCGTCGTCCGCAGCCGGGGCACCGTCCGCATCGACGTCGATACGTGCAAGGGATGTGAGCTGTGCATCACCGCCTGCCCGCCGCGCGTGCTGTCGATGTCGAGCGAGGTGAACCACCTCGGCTACCGGTACCCGCAGCTGCACCCCGGCTGCACGGGCTGCAATGCGTGCCGTGACGTCTGCCCGGACTTCTGCTTCGAGGTGTACCGCTTCGACGCGCCGCTGCTGACGGAGGTCGCGGAGTGA
- a CDS encoding DUF3501 family protein, whose product MRKLTIDDIKDQRAYERERPEFRARIIAMKKRRRIHLGDLMTITFENTDTMRFQVQEMARVERMITDEQIEHEVATYNELVPDPGELSATLFIEIDDKERLYEWLPKLVGIQRAVSIWLHDGSVVPAEPLDEDRLTREETTTTVHYLKFRFAPEQAAALKERGARIVVDHPHYDAVVELTDEQRAELAGDLDAD is encoded by the coding sequence ATGCGGAAGCTCACGATCGACGACATCAAGGACCAGCGCGCGTACGAACGTGAGCGGCCCGAGTTCCGCGCGCGCATCATCGCCATGAAGAAGCGCCGCCGCATCCACCTGGGCGATCTGATGACGATCACGTTCGAGAACACCGACACGATGCGCTTCCAGGTGCAGGAGATGGCGCGCGTCGAGCGGATGATCACCGACGAGCAGATCGAGCACGAGGTCGCGACGTACAACGAGCTCGTTCCCGATCCGGGCGAGCTGTCCGCGACGCTGTTCATCGAGATCGACGACAAGGAACGGCTGTACGAGTGGTTGCCGAAGCTCGTCGGCATCCAGCGCGCCGTGTCGATCTGGTTGCACGACGGGTCCGTCGTACCGGCCGAGCCGCTCGACGAGGACCGCCTGACGCGTGAGGAGACGACCACGACCGTCCATTACCTGAAGTTCCGCTTCGCGCCCGAGCAAGCCGCGGCGCTGAAGGAGCGGGGCGCGCGGATCGTCGTCGACCACCCGCACTACGACGCCGTCGTCGAGCTGACCGACGAGCAGCGCGCCGAGCTCGCCGGCGATCTCGACGCCGACTGA
- a CDS encoding TetR/AcrR family transcriptional regulator encodes MRNAVPDAPPVGDPVARRVAGRGVERRQEVYATEVRRLLDAAFAVMRDTGDLDPRVGDIVRWSGLSNQAFYRHFESKHALLLAVLEDGQRQLVDYLEHRMSAVGPGIPRIRRWIEGVLEQARNADAAARTRPFALNAARLRDRFPAETEHATDLVVAPLRDAIRDAGGDPRRDADAVYQLAMGTMHAHLVARTHPDTRDVAHLVRFALAGIGGAEGDGDRP; translated from the coding sequence ATGCGGAACGCTGTTCCCGACGCGCCCCCCGTGGGGGATCCCGTCGCCCGGCGCGTCGCGGGCCGGGGCGTGGAGCGACGGCAGGAGGTGTACGCGACCGAGGTCCGCCGGCTGCTGGACGCCGCGTTCGCCGTGATGCGCGACACCGGCGACCTCGACCCTCGCGTCGGCGACATCGTCCGGTGGTCGGGCCTGTCGAACCAGGCGTTCTACCGGCACTTCGAGAGCAAGCACGCGCTCCTCCTCGCCGTCCTCGAGGACGGGCAGCGCCAGCTCGTCGACTACCTCGAGCACCGCATGTCGGCCGTGGGGCCGGGCATCCCCCGCATCCGGCGCTGGATCGAGGGCGTGCTCGAGCAGGCCCGCAACGCGGACGCCGCCGCCCGCACCCGGCCGTTCGCGCTCAACGCGGCGCGCCTGCGCGACCGCTTCCCCGCCGAGACCGAGCACGCGACGGATCTCGTCGTCGCGCCGTTGCGCGACGCGATCCGTGACGCGGGTGGCGACCCCAGGCGGGATGCCGACGCGGTGTACCAGCTCGCGATGGGGACGATGCACGCGCATCTCGTCGCGCGCACCCACCCCGACACGCGTGACGTCGCCCACCTCGTGCGGTTCGCGCTCGCCGGCATCGGCGGCGCAGAGGGTGACGGAGACCGACCGTGA
- a CDS encoding rubrerythrin family protein codes for MAKLSGSKTHDNLKTAFAGESQANRRYLYFAQKADVEGYPDIAALFRSVAEGETGHAFGHFDFLAEVGDPVTGVKVGATSDNLKSAIEGETYEYTEMYPGFAKTARDEGFDEVAEWLETLARAEKSHAGRFTQGLEQVGK; via the coding sequence ATGGCCAAGCTGAGTGGCAGCAAGACCCACGACAACCTGAAGACCGCGTTCGCGGGCGAGAGCCAGGCGAACCGCCGGTACCTGTACTTCGCGCAGAAGGCCGACGTCGAGGGCTACCCGGATATCGCTGCGCTGTTCCGGTCGGTCGCCGAGGGTGAGACGGGCCACGCGTTCGGCCACTTCGACTTCCTCGCCGAGGTCGGTGACCCGGTCACCGGCGTGAAGGTCGGCGCCACGAGCGACAACCTCAAGTCGGCGATCGAGGGCGAGACGTACGAGTACACCGAGATGTACCCGGGCTTCGCGAAGACGGCTCGTGACGAGGGCTTCGACGAGGTCGCCGAGTGGTTGGAGACGCTCGCGCGCGCCGAGAAGAGCCACGCGGGCCGCTTCACGCAGGGTCTCGAGCAGGTCGGCAAGTAA
- the dut gene encoding dUTP diphosphatase — MARVHVHIQRLDPSLPLPLQHHDGDAGYDLHARDGVVLGARGGRALVPTGVAVEIPLGYAGFVVPRSGLALRHGVTCLNTPGLIDAPYRGELKVLLVNTDPEDAYEIHRGDRIAQLVVQRVELVEWVEVAQLGDSDRDVFGFGSTGR; from the coding sequence ATTGCGCGCGTGCACGTCCACATCCAGCGTCTCGATCCGTCGCTCCCGCTGCCGCTCCAGCACCACGACGGCGACGCGGGCTACGACCTCCACGCGCGCGACGGCGTCGTGCTCGGCGCGCGCGGCGGCCGCGCGCTCGTCCCGACGGGCGTCGCCGTCGAGATCCCGCTCGGCTACGCGGGGTTCGTCGTGCCGCGCTCGGGTCTCGCGCTGAGGCACGGCGTCACGTGTCTCAACACGCCCGGTTTGATCGACGCGCCGTATCGCGGCGAGCTCAAGGTGCTCCTCGTGAACACGGATCCGGAGGACGCGTACGAGATCCACCGCGGTGACCGGATCGCGCAGCTCGTCGTCCAGCGCGTCGAGCTCGTGGAGTGGGTCGAGGTGGCGCAGCTCGGCGACAGCGACCGCGACGTCTTCGGCTTCGGGTCGACGGGCCGCTAG
- a CDS encoding TIGR03621 family F420-dependent LLM class oxidoreductase produces MGSRHRFRFGVQCSDATSATAWREQARKIEDLGYSTLFMPDHYADMELAPMVGMAVAAEATTSLRIGSLVFDNDYKHPAVLAKEAATLDVLSDGRLELGVGAGWQRSDYDALGLPYDPPGVRIARLAEALQVIRGAWGDKPFSFRGEHYTITDYDARPKPVQSPPPIMLGGGGRRMLTLAGREADVVGINPNLRAGEVGADAVRDSVAEMTRKKLDWIRDGAGDRFDEIELQLRYFFAAITDDRVGLANAVAPGMGLSPEDALDAHVALVGTVDEIVDQLVERRETWGVTYVVVGADVYEQFAPVVARLAGT; encoded by the coding sequence ATGGGGAGCAGGCACCGGTTCCGGTTCGGCGTCCAGTGCTCGGACGCGACGTCGGCGACGGCGTGGCGCGAGCAGGCCCGCAAGATCGAGGACCTCGGGTACTCGACGCTGTTCATGCCCGACCACTACGCGGACATGGAGCTCGCGCCGATGGTCGGGATGGCAGTCGCCGCAGAGGCGACCACGAGCCTGCGGATCGGCTCGCTCGTGTTCGACAACGACTACAAGCACCCCGCGGTGCTCGCGAAGGAGGCCGCGACGCTCGACGTCCTGTCGGACGGGCGGCTGGAGCTCGGCGTCGGCGCCGGTTGGCAGCGCAGCGACTACGACGCGCTCGGACTTCCGTACGACCCGCCCGGCGTGCGGATCGCGCGTCTCGCGGAGGCGTTGCAGGTGATCCGCGGGGCGTGGGGCGACAAGCCGTTCAGCTTCCGGGGCGAGCACTACACGATCACCGACTACGACGCGCGGCCCAAGCCCGTGCAGTCACCGCCGCCGATCATGCTCGGCGGTGGCGGACGCCGGATGCTCACGCTCGCGGGGCGCGAGGCCGACGTCGTGGGCATCAACCCGAACCTCCGTGCCGGCGAGGTCGGCGCGGACGCCGTGCGCGACTCCGTCGCCGAGATGACCCGCAAGAAGCTCGACTGGATCCGCGACGGCGCCGGTGACCGCTTCGACGAGATCGAGCTCCAGCTGCGCTACTTCTTCGCCGCGATCACCGACGACCGGGTCGGGCTCGCGAACGCGGTCGCGCCGGGGATGGGGCTGTCGCCCGAGGACGCGCTCGACGCGCACGTGGCGCTCGTCGGCACCGTCGACGAGATCGTCGACCAGCTCGTCGAGCGGCGCGAGACGTGGGGCGTCACGTACGTCGTCGTCGGTGCCGACGTCTACGAGCAGTTCGCTCCCGTCGTCGCCCGTCTCGCCGGTACGTGA
- a CDS encoding AMP-binding protein → MSGSGNRSGVRAWARETPDKVALTQAETGETRTYAQLDDRSRRCAHALHRLGVRRGDRVSILLPNSIEFFEALHGCGRLGAVVVPVNIHFKADEAGWLVSDSSSTAVVVADELQGALDGVPQVPRLVVGEHGDYEAALAAGPEGEVDDDATIGDAWPTTMAYTSGTTGRPKGVAIGEGDFRRRADGVAASGTGWGLTPDDVHLLVGPSYHSGPLFWAQMHLAFGGSVVIMRKWDAPRALELIERYGITNVHMVPANFTRILELPEDVRARADLSSLKVVVHAAAPCPVPLKRAFMDFVGADKVWEYYGASEGGGTVISPQEWLAHPGSVGRPFPGNEFVILDDDGNALPPGEVGTVYAKPAASSFRYHNDDEKTASAHRGGFFTVGDAGYLDADGYLYLTDRKSDMVISGGVNIYPREVEDVLLRNPDVVDCAVLGVPDDRWGEVLLAVVQKRDGAALDEDAVVAWVREKLADYKRPRIVEFVDEVPRDPNGKVRKPKLREAWLARQTS, encoded by the coding sequence ATGTCAGGTTCGGGCAACCGGTCCGGTGTCCGTGCGTGGGCGCGTGAGACGCCGGACAAGGTCGCGCTCACGCAGGCCGAGACCGGCGAGACGCGTACGTACGCGCAGCTCGACGACCGGTCCCGGCGCTGCGCCCACGCGCTCCACCGCCTCGGCGTGCGGCGCGGGGACCGGGTGTCGATCCTGCTCCCGAACTCGATCGAGTTCTTCGAAGCGCTGCACGGGTGCGGCCGCCTCGGCGCCGTCGTCGTGCCGGTCAACATCCACTTCAAGGCGGACGAGGCCGGCTGGCTCGTCAGCGACTCGAGCTCCACCGCGGTCGTCGTCGCCGACGAGCTGCAGGGTGCGCTCGACGGCGTGCCGCAGGTCCCACGGCTCGTGGTGGGCGAACACGGCGACTACGAGGCCGCGCTGGCCGCGGGGCCCGAGGGCGAGGTCGACGACGACGCGACCATCGGTGACGCGTGGCCGACGACGATGGCGTACACGTCCGGCACGACGGGGCGACCGAAGGGCGTCGCGATCGGCGAAGGCGACTTCCGGCGACGGGCGGACGGCGTTGCCGCGTCCGGTACGGGCTGGGGACTGACACCCGACGACGTGCACCTGCTCGTCGGCCCGTCGTACCACTCCGGTCCGTTGTTCTGGGCGCAGATGCACCTCGCGTTCGGCGGGTCGGTCGTGATCATGCGCAAGTGGGACGCGCCGCGTGCCCTGGAGCTGATCGAGCGGTACGGGATCACCAACGTGCACATGGTCCCGGCGAACTTCACGCGGATCCTCGAGCTCCCCGAGGACGTGCGGGCGCGCGCCGACCTTTCGTCGCTGAAGGTCGTCGTGCACGCGGCCGCGCCGTGCCCCGTCCCGCTGAAGCGCGCGTTCATGGACTTCGTCGGCGCGGACAAGGTGTGGGAGTACTACGGGGCATCCGAGGGCGGCGGCACCGTCATCAGCCCGCAGGAGTGGCTCGCGCACCCGGGCAGCGTGGGCCGGCCGTTCCCGGGCAACGAGTTCGTCATCCTCGACGACGACGGCAACGCGCTCCCGCCGGGTGAGGTCGGCACGGTGTACGCGAAGCCCGCCGCGTCGAGCTTCCGCTACCACAACGACGACGAGAAGACGGCGTCCGCGCACCGGGGTGGGTTCTTCACGGTCGGCGACGCGGGCTACCTCGACGCGGACGGCTACCTGTACCTCACCGACCGCAAGAGCGACATGGTCATCTCGGGTGGCGTCAACATCTACCCGCGCGAGGTCGAGGACGTGCTGTTGCGCAACCCGGACGTCGTCGACTGCGCGGTGCTCGGCGTGCCGGACGACCGCTGGGGCGAGGTGCTGCTCGCGGTCGTGCAGAAGCGTGACGGCGCGGCGCTCGACGAGGACGCCGTCGTCGCGTGGGTGCGCGAGAAGCTCGCCGACTACAAGCGGCCGCGCATCGTCGAGTTCGTCGACGAGGTGCCACGCGACCCGAACGGCAAGGTCCGCAAGCCGAAGCTGCGCGAGGCATGGCTCGCGCGACAGACCTCATGA
- a CDS encoding AMP-binding protein has translation MPGLLIGDVIRRAARVVPRRLAATLGDAELTFGELDERSNRVGHALRGMGIAHRDRVAWWGDTSLDVMPVFGALAKLGAAFAPVNARLGAAEAAEVVAYARPRMLVVDAAHREMVDGWDVPVVTHDELARAADGASADDVDEPALDERDTHVVFFTSGSTGRSKGVVISHRASALRSYPTPIDDRDAATVCMFPLFHMAGWSMALNAWQTRAPLHLVTTADADALLSTVERRRATRLYLIPAVWSRVLDADLSRHDLSTLTETDTGTSATPPELLAAIRDAFPQTVTRVYYGSTEAGPGTLLPHADVLRKPGSVGLPARGVDVRLADDGEVCIRSELLMDGYFDNADATAAALRDGWYHSGDLGALDDEGYLSIVGRARDVLRTGGETVAPGEVEVALADHPAIAEIAVVGVPDARWGEIVCAVVVLAPGASASAVDVDALRRHCDGRLAPFKHPRRVELVDALPRTPATGQVQRTLILERILSRG, from the coding sequence ATGCCCGGTCTGCTCATCGGCGACGTGATCCGGCGCGCCGCCCGCGTCGTCCCGAGGCGGTTGGCGGCGACGCTCGGCGACGCCGAGCTCACGTTCGGGGAGCTCGACGAGCGGTCGAACCGGGTGGGCCATGCGCTGCGCGGGATGGGGATCGCGCACCGGGACCGGGTCGCGTGGTGGGGCGACACGTCGCTCGACGTGATGCCCGTCTTCGGCGCCCTCGCCAAGCTCGGTGCGGCGTTCGCGCCCGTGAACGCGCGCCTCGGTGCGGCGGAGGCGGCCGAGGTCGTCGCGTACGCCCGGCCGCGCATGCTGGTGGTCGACGCTGCGCACCGCGAGATGGTCGACGGTTGGGACGTCCCCGTCGTGACGCACGACGAGCTGGCGCGCGCCGCGGACGGCGCGAGCGCCGACGACGTCGACGAGCCCGCGCTCGACGAGCGCGACACGCACGTCGTGTTCTTCACGAGCGGCAGCACCGGCCGGTCGAAGGGGGTCGTGATCTCGCACCGCGCCAGCGCGCTGCGCAGCTATCCGACACCCATCGACGACCGCGACGCCGCGACGGTGTGCATGTTTCCGCTGTTCCACATGGCCGGCTGGTCGATGGCGCTCAACGCGTGGCAGACGCGGGCGCCGTTGCACCTCGTCACGACGGCCGACGCCGACGCGCTCCTGTCGACGGTCGAACGACGGCGCGCGACACGGCTGTACCTGATCCCCGCGGTCTGGTCGCGCGTGCTCGACGCCGACCTCTCGCGCCACGACCTGTCGACGTTGACGGAGACGGACACCGGGACGTCTGCGACGCCGCCCGAGCTGCTCGCCGCGATCCGCGACGCGTTCCCGCAGACGGTCACCCGCGTCTACTACGGCTCGACCGAGGCCGGGCCGGGCACGCTCCTCCCGCACGCCGACGTGCTGCGCAAGCCCGGCTCGGTCGGCCTGCCGGCGCGCGGCGTCGACGTGCGGCTCGCGGACGACGGCGAGGTGTGCATCCGGAGCGAGCTCCTCATGGACGGGTACTTCGACAACGCCGACGCGACCGCGGCGGCGCTGCGCGATGGCTGGTACCACAGTGGCGACCTCGGCGCGCTCGACGACGAGGGCTACCTCTCGATCGTCGGGCGCGCGCGTGACGTGCTGCGGACCGGTGGCGAGACCGTCGCGCCCGGCGAGGTCGAGGTCGCGCTGGCGGACCATCCCGCGATCGCGGAGATCGCGGTCGTCGGCGTGCCCGACGCGCGGTGGGGCGAGATCGTCTGCGCCGTCGTCGTGCTCGCGCCCGGTGCAAGCGCGTCAGCGGTCGACGTCGACGCCCTCCGCCGCCACTGCGACGGGCGGCTCGCGCCGTTCAAGCACCCCCGCCGCGTCGAGCTCGTCGACGCGCTCCCCCGCACTCCCGCGACCGGCCAGGTCCAGCGGACTCTGATCCTCGAGCGCATCCTCAGCCGAGGGTGA
- a CDS encoding NAD(P)-binding domain-containing protein: MTTIYHEDDGDLGAIAGSRVAVVGYGNQGRSWALNLRDSGLDVQVCVRADETREQAAREGFEPGELADASRADVICVLVPDDVIPSLPLAPRDDALVVVASGYTPAFGRLDPACDVGMVAPRMLGPEVRRCYEEGVGFITAVGVHRDTTGRALTRTLAVAKAIGGLRQGAIEMTPKQEALLDLAVEQALSPALTHVNNAFVEVMLEHGIPIEAVVTELVLSGEVERTYRLLREEGYARQSEYHSPTSQYGQLTRRGRYDGVDILTTMRSLVEDIDTGRFADEWDAERDAGYPVLRELKARFAGPEVRAYEDELRRRLGPTATANR, from the coding sequence GTGACGACGATCTACCACGAGGACGACGGCGACCTGGGCGCGATCGCGGGGTCGCGTGTCGCGGTCGTCGGGTACGGCAACCAGGGACGGTCGTGGGCGCTCAACCTCCGCGACTCGGGGCTCGACGTGCAGGTGTGCGTGCGGGCCGACGAGACGCGCGAGCAAGCCGCGCGCGAGGGCTTCGAGCCCGGCGAGCTTGCCGACGCGTCCCGTGCCGACGTCATCTGCGTGCTGGTGCCCGACGACGTGATCCCGTCGCTGCCGCTCGCGCCACGCGACGACGCCCTGGTCGTCGTGGCGAGCGGGTACACGCCGGCGTTCGGGCGACTCGATCCCGCGTGCGACGTCGGGATGGTCGCGCCGCGCATGCTCGGCCCCGAGGTGCGCCGCTGCTACGAGGAGGGCGTGGGGTTCATCACCGCGGTCGGCGTGCACCGCGACACGACCGGTCGCGCGCTCACGCGCACGCTCGCGGTCGCGAAGGCGATCGGCGGGCTCCGGCAGGGTGCGATCGAGATGACGCCGAAGCAGGAGGCGCTGCTCGACCTGGCGGTCGAGCAGGCGCTGTCGCCCGCGCTCACGCACGTCAACAACGCGTTCGTCGAGGTGATGCTCGAGCACGGCATCCCAATCGAAGCCGTCGTCACCGAGCTCGTCCTGTCCGGCGAGGTCGAGCGCACCTACCGGTTGCTGCGCGAAGAGGGCTACGCGCGCCAGTCCGAGTACCACTCGCCCACGAGTCAGTACGGGCAGCTCACGCGGCGCGGCCGCTACGACGGCGTCGACATCCTGACGACGATGCGTTCGCTCGTCGAGGACATCGACACCGGCCGCTTCGCCGACGAGTGGGACGCCGAGCGCGACGCCGGGTACCCGGTCCTGCGTGAGCTCAAGGCGCGCTTCGCCGGTCCCGAGGTGCGCGCCTACGAGGACGAGCTGCGACGCCGGCTGGGGCCGACCGCGACGGCCAATCGGTAG
- a CDS encoding acyl-CoA dehydrogenase family protein, whose protein sequence is MNFEYPPEAEAFRAEVRAWLDANLTDDVRGLSVIGATDDEIARLRDWNRKLADARFAAIAWPEEYGGRGAGVMEQVVLAEELHRAGAPGTMNPIGLSNIAPAIIEHGTEEQKRTLLPRMLRGDDVWCQGFSEPDAGSDLASLKTAAVLDGDHFVVNGQKTWNTLGNLAGWCELLVRTVPTAPKHKGISCLLVDMTLPGIEVRPLVTITGDAEFNEIFFTDVRVPRDALLGPLHDGWRVAMTTLAHERGGVAALHLGLREKVADLLALAKSTPAGDGHTAADDPVIRRKLARVYLEAEYLKLLADRAISGALHGRATGPESSIAKLVWSETGQHLAEVAADVLGPDANRGTWGRDAVYSRSMTIAGGTSQVNKNVLAQRVLGLPRS, encoded by the coding sequence GTGAACTTCGAGTACCCGCCCGAGGCGGAGGCGTTCCGGGCCGAGGTGCGCGCGTGGCTCGACGCGAACCTGACCGACGACGTCCGCGGCCTGTCGGTCATCGGCGCGACCGACGACGAGATCGCCCGGCTGCGTGACTGGAACCGGAAGCTCGCGGACGCGCGCTTCGCCGCCATCGCGTGGCCCGAGGAGTACGGCGGGCGAGGCGCGGGCGTCATGGAGCAGGTCGTCCTCGCCGAGGAGCTGCACCGTGCGGGCGCACCCGGCACGATGAACCCGATCGGGCTGTCGAACATCGCGCCCGCGATCATCGAGCACGGGACCGAGGAGCAGAAGCGGACGCTGCTCCCCCGCATGCTGCGCGGGGACGACGTGTGGTGTCAGGGCTTCTCCGAGCCCGACGCCGGGTCCGATCTCGCGTCGCTGAAGACGGCCGCGGTGCTCGACGGCGACCACTTCGTCGTGAACGGGCAAAAGACGTGGAACACGCTCGGGAACCTGGCGGGGTGGTGCGAGCTGCTCGTCCGCACGGTCCCGACCGCTCCGAAGCACAAGGGCATCTCGTGCCTGCTCGTCGACATGACGCTGCCCGGCATCGAGGTCCGTCCGCTCGTCACGATCACGGGTGACGCCGAGTTCAACGAGATCTTCTTCACGGACGTGCGCGTGCCGCGCGACGCGCTGCTCGGGCCGTTGCACGACGGGTGGCGGGTCGCGATGACGACGCTCGCGCACGAGCGCGGTGGCGTCGCGGCGTTGCATCTCGGGTTGCGCGAAAAGGTCGCCGACCTGCTCGCACTGGCGAAGTCGACGCCGGCGGGCGACGGGCACACGGCCGCCGACGACCCGGTGATCCGCCGCAAGCTCGCGCGCGTCTACCTCGAGGCCGAGTACCTGAAGCTACTCGCCGACCGGGCGATCTCCGGCGCGCTGCACGGGCGCGCGACGGGGCCGGAGTCGAGCATCGCCAAGCTCGTGTGGAGCGAGACCGGACAGCATCTCGCGGAGGTCGCCGCCGACGTGCTCGGTCCCGACGCGAACCGGGGCACGTGGGGGCGCGACGCGGTCTACTCGCGCTCGATGACGATCGCGGGCGGCACCAGCCAGGTCAACAAGAACGTCCTCGCCCAGCGCGTCCTCGGGCTGCCTCGCTCATAG
- a CDS encoding Fur family transcriptional regulator, which yields MRSETELTARFREDGLRVTPQRQCLFRLLADNDRHPTVDALYEAARAEMPTISLKTVYQTVNDLAAMGEVTLLDVGTGSLRVDPNVETAHHHVVCSRCGMVRDIPADAPVPALPARYRRRFSVESVEVVYRGLCGECASTTDHPRRRNDDPTERPNERPNEKE from the coding sequence GTGAGGAGCGAGACGGAGCTCACGGCGCGGTTCCGGGAGGACGGCCTGCGGGTCACGCCGCAGCGCCAGTGCCTCTTCCGGCTGCTCGCCGACAACGACCGCCATCCGACCGTCGACGCGCTCTACGAGGCGGCGCGGGCGGAGATGCCGACGATCTCGCTCAAGACCGTGTACCAGACCGTCAACGACCTCGCGGCGATGGGCGAGGTGACGCTGCTCGACGTCGGCACCGGCAGCTTGCGCGTCGACCCCAACGTCGAGACCGCGCACCATCACGTCGTGTGCTCCCGGTGCGGCATGGTGCGGGACATCCCGGCCGACGCTCCGGTGCCCGCGCTGCCCGCCCGCTACCGTCGCCGCTTCTCCGTCGAGTCGGTCGAGGTCGTCTACCGCGGCCTGTGCGGGGAGTGCGCGTCGACGACCGATCATCCGAGGCGTCGAAACGATGATCCAACCGAGCGTCCCAACGAGCGTCCCAACGAGAAGGAGTGA
- a CDS encoding 2-oxoacid:acceptor oxidoreductase family protein, protein MTERELLLTGIGGQGVQLAAQVVARAATIEGRYVALFGVYGGMMRGGNTDASVVVGDAPLQSPPLVSHAWSAMAMHDEFWASLERKLRAGGIVLVNDATFTAPLDTSTYHVVRVPATDIAAQLGNPLGASMVMTGAYSGITGLVTLDAVVTGMRESIPPYRRQHVAANEDALRAGFEHVDRLSFPAWEQTTSKASTGASA, encoded by the coding sequence GTGACCGAACGCGAGCTGCTCCTCACCGGGATCGGCGGCCAAGGTGTGCAGCTCGCCGCGCAGGTGGTGGCGCGCGCGGCGACGATCGAGGGCCGCTACGTCGCACTGTTCGGCGTGTACGGCGGCATGATGCGAGGCGGCAACACCGATGCGTCCGTGGTGGTCGGCGACGCGCCACTCCAGTCCCCGCCTCTCGTGTCGCACGCGTGGTCGGCCATGGCCATGCACGACGAGTTCTGGGCGTCGCTCGAACGCAAGCTGCGCGCCGGCGGCATCGTGCTCGTCAACGACGCGACGTTCACCGCACCACTCGACACGTCGACGTACCACGTCGTCCGCGTCCCCGCGACCGACATCGCCGCGCAATTGGGGAACCCGCTCGGGGCGTCGATGGTGATGACCGGCGCCTACAGCGGCATCACCGGCCTCGTCACGCTCGACGCCGTCGTCACCGGCATGCGCGAGTCGATCCCGCCGTACCGTCGTCAGCACGTCGCGGCGAACGAGGACGCGCTGCGCGCGGGCTTCGAGCACGTCGACCGGCTGTCGTTCCCCGCGTGGGAGCAGACGACGAGCAAGGCGAGCACCGGGGCGTCGGCGTGA